The genomic segment TCTGCCGCAGCGGCCGGACGGTGATGCCGGCGCTGCGCATGTCGACCAGGAGCAGCGAGAGCCCCTTGTGCTTCGGCGCCTCCGGCTCGGTCCGGCAGAGGAGGAAGCACCAGTCGGCGATGTCCGCGTGGCTCGTCCAGACCTTCTGCCCGCTCACCACGAATCCGCCGCCGTGCCGCTCGCCGCGCGTGCGCAGCGCGGCCAGGTCCGAGCCGGCGCCGGGCTCGGAGAAGCCCTGGCACCAGAGCTCGCGCCCCGAGAGGAGCGGGCGAAGGAAACGATCGCGCTGCTCGGTGCTGCCGTGCTGCAGGATCGCGGGGCCGATCAGATCGACGGTGGACGCTGCCGCGGGACGCGGCGCGCCCGCGTGGTCCAGCTCCTGGTCGAAGAGCCAGCGCTCGATCACCGTCGCGCCCCGTCCCCCGTGGGCGCGCGGCCAGGCGATCGCCGCCCAGCCGCCCTCGAAGAGCATGCGCTGCCAGTCGCGCGCGATCTCGAGCCAGGCGGGGTCGTCGGCCCGCGTCCAGCAGTGATCGCGTCGCCAGGCGGGCGGAAGGTGCGCGTCGAGCCAGGTGCGCGCCTCGGCGGCGAAGGCGAGCTCGGCGTCGGTGAAGGCGAAGTCCATGTCCCGGCCGTCGCGTCGTAGCACGCGGGACGCGGCCGCTGCCACCGGTTTGCCGCGTCGCCGGCGTTTGGAGTAAGCCTCCCGTCATCGTGGGCGAGGCGGAGGCATTTCGCACCGAGCTGCGCGCCTGGCTCGCCGCGCATCTGCCGTCGGAGCCGGTGCCCGCCGCCGACGAGGAGCGCCATCGGTTCCTGCGCGCGTGGCAGCGCTCGCTCGCGGCCGGCCGCTGGGTTGGCATCCACTGGCCGCGCGAGTACGGCGGTCGCGCCGCCACCCTGAAGGAGCAGGTCATCTACACCGAGGAGATGGCGCGTGTGCGGGCGCCGGCGATCCTCGACCCGATCGCCGTGAACATCGTCGGCCCGTTGCTCATCCACTACGGCAGCGCGGCGCAGCGCGAACGGTTCCTCCCACCCATCCTGCCGGCGGAGGAGGTGTGGTGTCTCGGCTTCTCGGAACCGGGTGCGGGCTCGGACCTCGCGGCGCTCCGCTGCCGGGCGGAGCGGGACGGCGAGGAGTGGGTGGTGAGCGGGCAGAAGGTCTGGTCGAGCAAGGCGCACGTCGCGGACTGGTGCCTGCTGCTCGTGCGCACCGACGGCGGCGCCGCCAAGCACAAGGGCATCAGCTGCCTCGCGGTCGACATGCGGAGCCCCGGCATCACGTGGCGGCCGCTCGTCCAGCTGAGCGGCCGTTCGGAGTTCAACGAGCTGTTCCTCGACCAGGTGCGGGTGCCGGTGGAGAACACGATCGGGCCGATCAACGGGGGCTGGCCGCTCGTCCGCGCCGCGCTGGCCCACGAGCGCGGTACGCTGTGGGCCTTCGAGTTCAAGATCCGGCTGCAGAACGCGGCGCTCGCGCTGGTCGACCTCTACCGAGGGTCGGCCGCCCGTCGCGACCTCGCGGCCCTCCGCCAGGACGTCGCCCAGGCCTACATCGAGGCCGAGGTGTTCGCCGCGCACACGCTTCGCATCCTGCCCCGCCTGCACGACGCCGCCGACGCGCCCCCCGAGGCGGCGCTGCAGAAGCTCTTCGGCAGCGAGATCCAGCAGCGTACGTGTGAGCTCGCGATGGCGCTCCTCGGCGCTCACGGCGCGCTCGACGGTGGTACATGGCAGGAGGCGTACCTCTACTCGCGTTCCGTCACCATCTCGTCGGGGACGTCGGAGATCCTGCGCACGCTGCTCGCCGAGCGCGCGCTCGGGCTGCCCCGCGGGTGACCGCCGTGCGTCACGCAACGCTCCTCAGCCGCGTCGCCGCGACTCCCTTCTACCGGGGGCGCGTTGCGGAAGGGAATCTGGCCACTTGGGACCGCCTGCCGCTCACGCGCCGTGAAGAGCTGCTGCGCGATCAGCTCGACCACCTGCCGTGGGGTACTCGCCGGTTCGCGGACGCCGCTGCGCCCGTACGCGTCGGCGTCACGGGAAGCGGCGACGGGCTCCTCGTGCTCGCCTGGTCACCCGCGGCGCTGGCGCGCGAGCGGGCGGCGGGCGTGCGGCTCCTCCGCCGCCTCGGCGTCGGGCCGGGCACGCGCGTGGCGAACAGCCTCCCCGGCGCACTGGCGACGCCCGGCGCGCTCCTCCTCGGCGACGTCGTCGAGGAGATCGGCGCCCTCGACGTGCCGCTCGGCTCGCCCGACACGGAGCCGGCCGCGCGCCAGGCGTGGGAGCTCGTCGACCGCGTCGAGCCTGCCGTCATGGTGCTCGACGCGGGCTCGGCCGTCGCGCTCTTCGCCGCCGTCCCGCGGTCGACTCGTGAGTGGTGGCGCGGCCTCGTCTGGCTGGACGCCGGAGCCGTGCCTCCCCGTGCGCCCGCGGCGGCGGGCTTCTCGGGCTGGCAGCGCCACTGGCTCGCGGTCCCCGAGGCGGCGAGCTTCGTCGCGCACTCCTGCGCGGCATCGCGCTATCACGTCGACGAGGGCGTCGAGGCCGAGGTGGTGGACGTCGAGAGCGGAGCCCCGTTGCCCGCCGGC from the Deltaproteobacteria bacterium genome contains:
- a CDS encoding acyl-CoA dehydrogenase, with translation MDFAFTDAELAFAAEARTWLDAHLPPAWRRDHCWTRADDPAWLEIARDWQRMLFEGGWAAIAWPRAHGGRGATVIERWLFDQELDHAGAPRPAAASTVDLIGPAILQHGSTEQRDRFLRPLLSGRELWCQGFSEPGAGSDLAALRTRGERHGGGFVVSGQKVWTSHADIADWCFLLCRTEPEAPKHKGLSLLLVDMRSAGITVRPLRQMTGEAEFSEVFFDGVEVPADRLVGEAGAGWQIAMGILAHERGPVWTFTFQRRIRRSLERLIRAAHDRGAVRNPLVRQRLAQAHIEVEMLRLVGYRSLTRLLRTAEPGAESSIEKVLGSETDQRLQELAMEMLGPYGLLPGEFGHAWLYSRSETIMGGTSEIQRNVIATRILGLPR
- a CDS encoding acyl-CoA dehydrogenase is translated as MGEAEAFRTELRAWLAAHLPSEPVPAADEERHRFLRAWQRSLAAGRWVGIHWPREYGGRAATLKEQVIYTEEMARVRAPAILDPIAVNIVGPLLIHYGSAAQRERFLPPILPAEEVWCLGFSEPGAGSDLAALRCRAERDGEEWVVSGQKVWSSKAHVADWCLLLVRTDGGAAKHKGISCLAVDMRSPGITWRPLVQLSGRSEFNELFLDQVRVPVENTIGPINGGWPLVRAALAHERGTLWAFEFKIRLQNAALALVDLYRGSAARRDLAALRQDVAQAYIEAEVFAAHTLRILPRLHDAADAPPEAALQKLFGSEIQQRTCELAMALLGAHGALDGGTWQEAYLYSRSVTISSGTSEILRTLLAERALGLPRG
- a CDS encoding phenylacetate--CoA ligase, with amino-acid sequence MTAVRHATLLSRVAATPFYRGRVAEGNLATWDRLPLTRREELLRDQLDHLPWGTRRFADAAAPVRVGVTGSGDGLLVLAWSPAALARERAAGVRLLRRLGVGPGTRVANSLPGALATPGALLLGDVVEEIGALDVPLGSPDTEPAARQAWELVDRVEPAVMVLDAGSAVALFAAVPRSTREWWRGLVWLDAGAVPPRAPAAAGFSGWQRHWLAVPEAASFVAHSCAASRYHVDEGVEAEVVDVESGAPLPAGREGLLALTPLDGDTALLRYASGLGARMLPAPCGCGEAGTVMEIA